In Snodgrassella alvi wkB2, the DNA window TGGTTTAATGCCATTAATGCGGTCTGACGCGCTGTTTCTTCATTATCATGTACATGCACCCATACAATATGTTGCCATGGTTTACCTGTACAAGTCTGAGTCACCGGCAATATTTTTACTTGTCCGGTTGTATTAAAGGAATTTGAAACAGAATCTTCTGCTTGCGCAGGTAACACACCTGTAATCAATAACAATAAAAAAATATACTGAAAAATATAAAAAGTTGATTTTCTCATTTGGCTGATTATTTTCTGTTTTAATTTCAATTCTTTGTATGTATTTTTATTTTGATAAAGATATGCCTGTCAAATTACATTTTCTGCTGAATATCCAGCCTAAAACAAAATTTTCTGTCAATTTCTTTTAAATAAATTAATTTCTTAATTTATCAATATACATTTCTCATCATCTCACTGAATAGATTATTTGCCAAATGTGTCAAATTTTGTCACATTAAACTGAATTATGTAAGTACCGATAGTTATTATACTGATTAAGTATGAATTTGTATTTTTGTTTAATCAGTATGGTTTTAGTTGAAAATAATAATGGTATTCATTATTATTCGCAGATTTATCAATTTTTCTCTTTTCGTAGCTCAATAGTATGTCTGATCACCCTTTTCCTTCTTTTAAACTGGCATTGATTCCGTTCATTCTTTTTACCGGCAGCACTGTTTATGCTCAGGATAATACAGCAAAGCTGGACGATATTTACGTCACCGCCGAACAGCAGGTTAAACAGTCTCTCGGCGTTTCTAAACTTGATAGTCAGGATATTGAACGCAAAACACCGGTCAATGATATTTCTGAGCTGGTGCGTACAATGCCCGGCGTTAATCTGACTGGTAATACTGCTTCCGGTCAGCATGGCAATAAACGCCAGATTGATATTCGCGGAATGGGTCCGGAAAATACCTTAATACTGATTGACGGCCGGCCGGTTACTTCGCGCAACAGTGCACGCATGAGCTGGCGCGGTGAGCGTGACACCATTGGCGACAGCAATTGGGTACCGGCAGCAGAAATTCAATCAATTGAAGTTATTCGCGGACCAGCTGCCGCACGCTATGGTTCTGGTGCAGCTGGCGGTGTAGTGAACATTGTGACAAAAAAAGTCAGTAATGAGTTTCACGGTTCTATTAATGCGTTTATGAATTTGCCGGCAGATAAAGAAGAAGGCGATACACATCGTATCGGCTTTGATTTGTCCGGTCCGGTTATTAAAGATGTACTCGGCTTTCGGATATATGGCAATCTGAACAGTACTGATGCGGATTCACCATTCATTAATCAGCGTTCGAATGATAAAGGCAGCAAATCGCTGGCTGCCGGACAGGAAGGTCTGATTAATAAAGATATTGGCGGACGGCTGGCATGGCGCCTGTCTCCGGCACAAACTCTGAAACTGGATACTACCTACAGCCGGCAGGGCAATCGTTATAACGGTGATGGTCCCAATAATGTACAGACTGATTACACCCAAAGTTTATATGGTAAGGAAACCCGCAGAGTATACCGCCAGAGTTTTGCACTGACTCATGAAGGTGTATGGGACTGGGGCGACAGCAAGCTGGTAGCACAATACGATAAAACTACCAACAGCCACTGCTCTGAAGCTCTGTCAGGTGGTCCTGAAGGCTTGTGTCAGGATTTGGGCAGCAAAGATATTACTTATAAAGACAGTACATTGACCACAAAACGCCTGACGGGTGAAATACACGTTCCGTTTACATTAGGTGTATCGCACGTGCTGACTATGGGTGCAGAATATCAGTACGATAAACTGGATGATCCGGATGGTCTGCGCCGTATACCTCTTCCCGGAGCAGTTTATCCGGCTCCGGCCAACCACACGCCATCACTAAGTAGCTGGGCCGGCTATGTGGAAGACAATATCAGTCTGACCGATTATTTAAAACTGGTACCAATGCTGCGCTATGATCACAATAATAAAACGGGCGGCAATGTCAGCCCCGGTGTTAATCTGTCATGGCAGCTTCATCCGAACTGGCTGATTAAAGGCGGAATAGCACGTGCCTACAAAGTTCCGAATCTGTACCAGAGTACAGACAGTTATATGCTGTACAGTAAAGGCAATGGTTGTGCCACCTCTTCCGGAAGCGGCCGTGGCTGCTATCTGATAGGTAACAGTAATCTCAAACCTGAAACCAGTATTAATAAAGAATTGGGTTTTGAATTTAATAAAAATGGTTATCTGGCTTCTCTGGCTTATTTCCGCAATGATTACAAAAATAAGATTGAAGCCGGCCGGCAGATTATATTCACAGATAGTACTGATACAAATTCACACTCAGGCGGATATGATTATTTTCAATGGACCAATACCCGTAAAGCGCTGGTAGAAGGACTGGAAGGCAATTTAACCCTGCCGTTTTCAAGC includes these proteins:
- a CDS encoding FepA family TonB-dependent siderophore receptor yields the protein MSDHPFPSFKLALIPFILFTGSTVYAQDNTAKLDDIYVTAEQQVKQSLGVSKLDSQDIERKTPVNDISELVRTMPGVNLTGNTASGQHGNKRQIDIRGMGPENTLILIDGRPVTSRNSARMSWRGERDTIGDSNWVPAAEIQSIEVIRGPAAARYGSGAAGGVVNIVTKKVSNEFHGSINAFMNLPADKEEGDTHRIGFDLSGPVIKDVLGFRIYGNLNSTDADSPFINQRSNDKGSKSLAAGQEGLINKDIGGRLAWRLSPAQTLKLDTTYSRQGNRYNGDGPNNVQTDYTQSLYGKETRRVYRQSFALTHEGVWDWGDSKLVAQYDKTTNSHCSEALSGGPEGLCQDLGSKDITYKDSTLTTKRLTGEIHVPFTLGVSHVLTMGAEYQYDKLDDPDGLRRIPLPGAVYPAPANHTPSLSSWAGYVEDNISLTDYLKLVPMLRYDHNNKTGGNVSPGVNLSWQLHPNWLIKGGIARAYKVPNLYQSTDSYMLYSKGNGCATSSGSGRGCYLIGNSNLKPETSINKELGFEFNKNGYLASLAYFRNDYKNKIEAGRQIIFTDSTDTNSHSGGYDYFQWTNTRKALVEGLEGNLTLPFSSKWKWVNNFTYMFNSKNKETGNPLSVIPKYTINSSLAWNPAEKWDTLLTYTYYGRQKPRTVPVNPVEAGIGNGGKGTTGLSGEEIGSYGIWGISAGYAVNKNISIRAGMSNIFNKRIYASTLRGTAYTYNERGRAVWGSMKVSF